A single genomic interval of Streptococcus suis harbors:
- a CDS encoding DUF1542 domain-containing protein: MNRSKKKSFDWYGARQRFSIRKYHIGAASVLLGTTLVLGAGTIVGAETGVNGGGTSDGTTSTTQQQSDNQGNNSSGVQTGNTTNSTANVQPAGDTGSASSQPVGTSRSANTGTQGDGTTNPTVDEPIIKFPTSESDPVPNGYVLVSFQKPEYGSYVFNNLPGEFPNATKQSINSRPIQLEVRFWVKEGTTWGQLIEDPNWRWPTMKPNDGDVFIDWNIGYGYSNRFDFNKKKDQPVTTTYFFPVVGYEVEEVEPLNANVNAFLAWYSPEGKSKWLIVTFDAGKGSMTYKNKQYTSRSVAAYFQGIGYDNRQFTSKVVSPTLANHTFVRWQTRDGVVLPKSGTITTETTYEALYLAHPQNQVAVFDSTKLTDSEKEQVKQKIYDANPDLSTGVPQVIKAIEISDTGEATVTFNDDTAVKVPSATLTNEDKATAKSNAKAEIEKDAMEKSAAINASTLTNEEKAAKLADVQDAKDRADIAIDKATTTEDLTKAISDGTAAIEAVSTTSTIKTKAKEALEEAYNTEKAEIENSVLTADEKAIKQADLSKAKENAIKAVDDATTDSAVEGALNNGKATIESTYTAVIKFPSSTSETAPEGYVTVTFNKSPWDKGLTLGNQSGNSVRIFVKNDVTWATLLSDPAWQWPTVNTNSGDIVVGWGSHTNYSASVAFVYDKMKDQVVRNTQLWPNVVYEVEDVHSTIDAYLKQYGADEQDKWLFVTFDAGQGATLKGTTNQSKSVAVYYQNIGYDNSLFTKKVVNGVLANHTFVRWQTADGKVLPTSGTITSTEVYNALYLAHPTDKTTVFDANKLTETEKDSLKQAINNANTDSANLIQSITVSDTGEAKVTYNDGTVVTVPASHLINEDKEPARNLAKEEIDKASKEKVAEINASALTDEEKAAKLTEVQEAKDQANNAIDNATTTEDLTKAISDGTAAIEAINTTTSAEKAAAKQTLEDAYNAKKDAITNSGLTAEEKDAKQAELDKAKEDAENAIDTATDNAGVDAALEAGKTAIAGIDTSTSPKKAAAKEELKAAAEDAKKAIDANDNLTDAEKQAAKDAVDAEVAKAEKAIDAATKADEVDAATLAGTKAIAADVLDAAKQDAKNKIAKDVEAANAAIESNPNLSEKEIADAKAAVADEAKKANDAIDAATTPEAVQEKEEEGTKAIAADVLDAAKLDAKNKIAKDLATVEAAIDANSNLSDGEKEVAKLAAQAKAAEAVANIEKATTPEAVQTLEDAAVKDLANIEIKAAYDDAVKAIEAADNLSTAAKTQALEDLKKARQAAEEAIKTASTADEVAKGALDGLKSIAKVEAKAAADDAKAAIAQNSNLTDAEKKVYTDAIDKALKDTETKIDAATDADTVDAETVLAQKDIAKQEVAAATADAVKGIEANTNLTDAEKDEYKATVTKAAETAEKAITDATTAADIQSKTFDATQDVAKEEVKADAADAIAGIKANDNLSDTAKKEAIAAIEEARNTTLENIENAKTAKEVDTATLDAEKANAKAEIKAAADDAKKAIDENANLPASDKNALKLAIDAEVAATNLEIDNAKTAEEIDAATLATEKSIAKAEVKAAAEDALQAIDENANLTDDEKAKAKADVYVELSKAEKAIDKATTADAIDNATLVGEKAFATAELEAAADDAKKAIDANTHLTDDQKQAAKDAVDAELAKAKEAVVAAKTADEVDAATLVGEKAVAKEEIKAAADDAKKAIDENANLTPDEKAAAKKAVDAEVAKANEAIDKAATADAVDTATLVGEKAVAKEELKAAADDAKKAIDENANLTPEEKAAAKKAVDDEVAKAEKAIDAATKADEVETATLAGEKAVAKEEVKAAAEDAKKAIDENANLPESEKTALKLAIDAEVAATNLEIDNAKTAEEIDAATLAGEKAVAKEEVKAAAEDALRAIDENANLTDDEKAAAKADVYVELSKAEKAIDKATTADAIDNATLVGEKAFAKEELEAAADDAKAAIDANDNLTPEEKAAAKAAVDAEVAKANDAIDAATTADEVDAATLAGEKAVAKEEVKAAADDAKKAIDANDNLTDAEKQAAKDAVDAEVAKANEAIDAATKADEVDAATLAGEKAVAKEEVKAAADDAKKAIDANDNLTDAEKQAAKDAVDAEVAKANEAIDAATKADEVETATLVGEKAVAKEELKAAAEDAKAAIDANDNLTPEEKAAAKEAVDAEVAKAEEAIDAATSAEEVDTATLAGEKAVAKEELKAAAEDAKKAIDANDNLTPEEKAAAKEAVDAEVAKANDAIDAATKADEVETATLVGEKAVAKEELKAAAEDAKAAIDANDNLTPEEKAAAKDSVDAEVAKANEAIDAATKADEVETATLAGEKAVAKEEVKAAAEDAKKAIDANDNLTDDEKAKAKADVYVELSKAEKAIDKATTADAIDNATLVGEKAFATAELEAAADDAKKAIDANTHLTDDQKQAAKDAVDAELAKAKEAVVAAKTADEVDAATLVGEKAVAKEEIKAAADDAKKAIDANDNLTDAEKQAAKDAVDSEVAKANDAIDAATKADEVGAATLAGEKAVAKEELKAAAEDAKKAIDANDNLTPEEKAAAKDAVDAEVAKANDAIDAATKADEVDAATLAGEKAVAKEELKAAAEDAKKAIDANDNLTDAEKQAAKDAVDAEVAKAEEAIDAATSAEEVDAATLAGEKAVAKEELKAAAEDAKAAIDANDNLTPEEKAAAKAAVDAEVAKANDAIDAATKADEVDTATLAGEKAVAKEELKAAAEDAKKAIEANDNLTDAEKQAAKDAVDSEVAKANEAIDAATKADEVDAATLAGEKAVAKEEVKAAADDAKKAIDANDNLTDAEKQAAKDAVDAEVAKANDAIDAATKADEVETATLAGEKAVAKEEVKAAADDAKKAIDANDNLTDAEKQAAKDAVDAEVAKANDAIDAATKADEVDAATLAGEKAVAKEELKAAVEDAKKAIDANPNLSDAEKQAAKDAVDASAAAANKAIDGSTSSVEVQAAKDKGNAAIAENVLDAAKQGAKNKLMEEADKAKAAIDANPNLTPEEKAAAKAEIDKAVEEAIIAINGAGTHHALGEIKLPLSALIKPVVTVTPVLDPNNLTEEEIARIKALLEENNTFPEGTEIIVSKDASVSIKYPDGSIDLILPAEIVKQADTTAPAITDDAKGNIVVAPTKEAVEFVVTYVDNNGKAQLVVVTKGADGKWTTTAKAVIVDPVTGQVIIPGSAIKPGTVVTAYSKDMAGNVSDLNSAEVEAVDANNPAAGVKVKSVTSTSNANKSTKKAKQLPNTGEKATSATSLGLAVLGMGLALFAAKRKKDEEEA; encoded by the coding sequence ATGAATCGTTCGAAAAAGAAATCATTTGATTGGTATGGAGCGCGCCAGCGTTTCTCTATCCGTAAATATCATATTGGTGCTGCAAGTGTTCTGTTAGGTACGACCTTGGTTCTTGGTGCAGGAACGATTGTAGGCGCTGAAACAGGAGTCAATGGGGGTGGAACTTCCGATGGCACAACTTCAACAACGCAACAGCAATCGGATAATCAAGGGAACAATAGCTCAGGAGTTCAGACTGGTAATACAACAAACTCAACTGCGAATGTCCAGCCTGCAGGTGATACAGGTTCAGCAAGTAGCCAACCAGTAGGAACCTCACGTTCAGCAAATACTGGAACACAAGGAGATGGTACGACTAACCCAACTGTAGATGAACCGATTATCAAATTTCCGACATCGGAAAGTGATCCAGTTCCTAATGGGTATGTCCTTGTTTCATTTCAAAAACCTGAATATGGTTCATATGTGTTCAATAACTTGCCAGGAGAATTTCCGAATGCCACTAAACAATCTATTAATAGTAGACCTATTCAGTTAGAAGTGAGATTTTGGGTTAAGGAAGGGACTACTTGGGGGCAATTGATAGAGGACCCCAATTGGCGATGGCCAACGATGAAACCTAACGATGGAGATGTTTTTATTGATTGGAACATTGGTTATGGCTATAGTAATCGTTTTGATTTCAACAAAAAGAAAGACCAGCCAGTTACTACTACTTATTTTTTCCCTGTAGTTGGTTATGAGGTTGAAGAAGTAGAGCCACTAAATGCCAATGTTAATGCTTTTCTAGCTTGGTATAGTCCAGAGGGGAAAAGTAAATGGTTGATTGTAACCTTTGATGCCGGAAAAGGTTCAATGACTTATAAGAATAAACAATACACTTCACGTTCTGTAGCTGCGTATTTCCAAGGTATTGGTTATGATAACCGTCAATTTACTAGTAAGGTTGTAAGTCCTACATTAGCTAATCATACCTTTGTGCGTTGGCAAACACGGGATGGGGTAGTGTTACCTAAGAGTGGGACAATCACAACTGAAACAACCTATGAGGCACTGTATCTTGCGCATCCACAAAACCAGGTAGCTGTATTTGATAGTACAAAGTTAACAGATTCCGAGAAAGAACAGGTCAAGCAAAAGATATATGATGCAAACCCTGATTTAAGTACAGGGGTTCCGCAAGTCATCAAAGCGATTGAGATATCCGATACAGGTGAAGCTACTGTAACATTTAATGATGATACCGCAGTTAAAGTTCCATCCGCAACTCTCACCAACGAAGACAAGGCTACTGCTAAAAGCAATGCCAAAGCAGAAATTGAAAAAGATGCAATGGAAAAGAGTGCTGCCATCAATGCCTCAACTCTTACTAATGAGGAGAAAGCAGCTAAGTTAGCGGACGTTCAAGATGCAAAAGATCGAGCTGATATTGCAATTGATAAAGCTACTACTACTGAAGACTTAACTAAGGCTATTTCGGATGGTACAGCAGCGATTGAAGCAGTTAGCACAACTAGTACTATAAAAACAAAAGCTAAGGAAGCTCTTGAAGAAGCCTACAATACTGAGAAAGCAGAAATTGAAAATTCTGTACTTACAGCTGACGAAAAAGCTATTAAACAAGCTGACTTGAGTAAAGCTAAGGAAAATGCTATAAAAGCAGTTGATGATGCAACAACAGATTCGGCTGTTGAAGGGGCTCTTAACAATGGTAAAGCGACTATTGAGTCTACATACACAGCAGTTATTAAATTTCCAAGTTCTACAAGCGAAACTGCTCCGGAAGGGTATGTAACCGTGACATTTAATAAGTCACCGTGGGATAAGGGCTTAACATTAGGAAATCAAAGTGGTAATTCGGTAAGAATTTTTGTCAAAAATGATGTAACATGGGCAACACTTCTAAGTGACCCTGCTTGGCAATGGCCTACTGTCAATACAAATTCAGGTGACATAGTTGTTGGTTGGGGTTCTCATACCAACTATAGCGCAAGTGTTGCGTTTGTATATGACAAAATGAAGGACCAAGTTGTTAGAAATACACAATTGTGGCCAAATGTAGTCTATGAAGTTGAAGATGTTCATAGTACCATTGATGCTTATTTAAAACAATACGGTGCAGATGAGCAGGATAAATGGTTGTTTGTTACCTTTGATGCTGGTCAGGGGGCTACACTAAAAGGGACAACTAATCAATCAAAATCTGTGGCAGTATACTATCAGAATATTGGTTATGATAATAGCTTGTTCACGAAAAAGGTTGTAAACGGTGTATTGGCAAATCACACCTTTGTTCGTTGGCAAACAGCAGATGGTAAAGTTTTACCAACATCAGGTACTATTACATCAACTGAAGTTTACAATGCACTCTACCTTGCACATCCAACAGATAAGACCACTGTCTTTGATGCCAATAAACTAACAGAAACTGAAAAGGATAGTTTAAAACAAGCGATTAACAACGCGAATACAGATAGCGCTAACCTCATTCAAAGCATTACCGTATCTGATACAGGTGAAGCAAAAGTAACCTATAATGACGGTACTGTCGTAACAGTTCCAGCATCACACCTCATCAATGAAGATAAAGAGCCTGCAAGAAATCTTGCGAAAGAGGAAATTGATAAAGCATCAAAAGAGAAGGTTGCTGAAATCAATGCTTCTGCCCTTACTGATGAGGAGAAAGCAGCCAAACTGACGGAAGTTCAAGAAGCAAAAGACCAAGCTAATAATGCAATTGATAATGCTACTACTACTGAAGACTTAACTAAGGCTATTTCGGATGGTACAGCAGCGATTGAAGCTATCAATACAACTACAAGTGCTGAGAAAGCAGCCGCTAAGCAAACTCTTGAAGATGCCTACAATGCTAAGAAAGATGCGATTACCAATTCAGGTTTGACAGCTGAAGAAAAAGACGCAAAACAAGCAGAATTGGATAAAGCTAAAGAAGATGCTGAAAATGCTATCGACACAGCAACAGATAATGCAGGTGTAGACGCAGCACTTGAAGCTGGCAAAACAGCCATTGCTGGAATCGACACAAGCACAAGTCCTAAGAAAGCAGCCGCTAAGGAAGAACTTAAAGCGGCAGCAGAAGATGCTAAGAAAGCAATTGACGCTAACGACAACTTGACAGACGCTGAGAAACAAGCAGCTAAAGATGCAGTAGATGCAGAAGTAGCGAAAGCAGAAAAAGCCATCGACGCAGCAACCAAAGCTGATGAAGTAGATGCAGCAACTCTTGCAGGCACGAAAGCTATCGCCGCAGATGTTCTTGACGCAGCTAAACAAGATGCTAAGAACAAGATTGCCAAAGATGTAGAAGCAGCAAATGCAGCGATCGAGTCAAATCCAAACTTGTCAGAAAAAGAAATTGCAGATGCTAAGGCAGCAGTAGCAGACGAAGCTAAGAAAGCAAACGACGCAATCGATGCAGCAACGACTCCAGAAGCAGTTCAAGAAAAAGAAGAAGAAGGCACGAAAGCAATCGCTGCAGATGTTCTTGACGCAGCTAAATTGGATGCTAAGAACAAGATTGCTAAAGACTTGGCAACTGTAGAAGCAGCTATCGATGCGAACTCAAACTTGTCAGACGGTGAGAAAGAAGTAGCGAAACTTGCAGCTCAAGCTAAGGCAGCAGAAGCAGTTGCGAACATCGAAAAAGCAACAACACCAGAAGCAGTTCAAACCTTAGAAGATGCAGCTGTAAAAGACCTTGCAAACATCGAGATTAAAGCGGCTTACGATGACGCAGTGAAAGCGATCGAAGCAGCTGACAACTTGTCAACAGCAGCTAAAACACAAGCCTTAGAAGACTTGAAGAAAGCTCGCCAAGCAGCAGAAGAAGCTATTAAGACAGCATCAACGGCTGATGAAGTTGCCAAAGGTGCACTTGATGGCTTGAAATCTATTGCTAAAGTTGAAGCAAAAGCAGCAGCTGACGATGCAAAAGCAGCTATTGCACAAAATTCAAACCTGACAGATGCTGAGAAGAAAGTCTACACAGATGCAATCGATAAAGCGTTGAAAGATACAGAAACTAAGATTGACGCTGCAACGGATGCAGATACTGTTGACGCTGAAACAGTTCTTGCTCAAAAAGACATCGCTAAGCAAGAAGTAGCCGCAGCTACAGCTGATGCTGTGAAAGGTATTGAAGCAAATACCAACTTGACAGATGCTGAAAAAGATGAATACAAAGCAACTGTTACCAAAGCAGCTGAAACAGCTGAAAAAGCTATTACAGATGCAACAACAGCAGCTGACATTCAAAGCAAGACCTTCGATGCTACTCAAGATGTTGCTAAAGAAGAAGTAAAAGCTGACGCAGCTGATGCAATTGCGGGTATCAAGGCCAACGACAACTTGTCAGATACTGCCAAAAAAGAAGCAATTGCAGCCATTGAGGAAGCAAGAAATACCACTCTTGAAAACATCGAAAACGCAAAAACAGCAAAAGAAGTAGATACAGCGACACTTGACGCTGAAAAAGCAAATGCTAAAGCAGAAATCAAGGCAGCAGCCGATGACGCTAAGAAAGCAATCGACGAAAACGCAAACTTGCCTGCATCTGATAAGAACGCTCTTAAATTAGCGATTGATGCAGAAGTTGCAGCAACAAACCTTGAGATTGACAATGCTAAGACAGCAGAAGAAATCGACGCAGCAACTCTTGCAACAGAAAAATCAATTGCTAAGGCAGAAGTCAAAGCCGCTGCAGAAGATGCATTGCAAGCTATCGATGAAAATGCTAACTTGACAGACGATGAGAAAGCAAAAGCGAAAGCAGATGTCTACGTTGAATTGAGCAAGGCTGAAAAAGCAATCGATAAAGCAACCACAGCAGATGCTATCGACAACGCAACGCTTGTAGGTGAAAAAGCATTCGCTACTGCAGAACTTGAAGCAGCAGCCGACGATGCTAAGAAAGCCATCGATGCCAACACTCACTTGACAGACGACCAGAAGCAAGCTGCTAAGGATGCAGTCGATGCTGAATTGGCAAAAGCTAAGGAAGCCGTTGTAGCAGCGAAAACAGCTGATGAAGTTGATGCAGCAACTCTTGTAGGTGAGAAAGCAGTCGCTAAGGAAGAAATCAAGGCAGCCGCAGACGATGCTAAGAAAGCCATCGATGAAAACGCAAACTTGACACCAGACGAGAAAGCAGCCGCTAAGAAAGCAGTAGATGCAGAAGTAGCGAAAGCTAACGAAGCTATCGACAAGGCAGCAACAGCCGATGCAGTAGACACAGCTACACTCGTAGGTGAGAAAGCAGTCGCTAAAGAAGAACTTAAAGCGGCAGCGGACGATGCTAAGAAAGCTATCGACGAAAACGCAAACTTGACACCAGAAGAAAAAGCAGCCGCTAAGAAAGCCGTAGATGATGAAGTTGCTAAGGCAGAAAAAGCTATCGATGCAGCAACTAAAGCAGACGAAGTTGAGACAGCAACTCTTGCAGGTGAGAAAGCAGTCGCTAAAGAAGAAGTCAAAGCGGCAGCAGAAGATGCTAAGAAAGCCATCGACGAAAACGCAAACTTGCCTGAGTCTGAGAAGACTGCTCTTAAATTAGCGATTGATGCAGAAGTTGCAGCAACAAACCTTGAGATTGACAATGCTAAGACAGCAGAAGAAATCGACGCAGCAACTCTTGCAGGTGAGAAAGCAGTCGCTAAAGAAGAAGTCAAAGCCGCTGCAGAAGATGCATTGCGAGCTATTGATGAAAATGCTAACTTGACAGACGATGAGAAAGCAGCAGCGAAAGCAGATGTCTACGTTGAATTGAGCAAGGCTGAAAAAGCAATCGATAAAGCAACTACAGCAGATGCTATCGACAACGCAACGCTTGTAGGTGAAAAAGCATTCGCTAAGGAAGAACTTGAAGCCGCAGCTGACGATGCGAAAGCAGCTATCGACGCCAACGACAACTTGACACCAGAAGAGAAAGCAGCCGCTAAGGCAGCAGTAGATGCAGAAGTAGCGAAAGCAAACGACGCAATCGATGCAGCAACAACAGCAGACGAAGTTGACGCAGCAACTCTTGCAGGTGAGAAAGCAGTCGCTAAAGAAGAAGTCAAAGCCGCAGCCGACGATGCTAAGAAAGCCATCGACGCCAACGACAACTTGACAGATGCTGAGAAACAAGCAGCTAAAGATGCCGTAGATGCAGAAGTAGCAAAAGCTAACGAAGCTATCGATGCAGCAACTAAGGCAGACGAAGTAGATGCCGCAACTCTTGCAGGTGAGAAAGCAGTCGCTAAAGAAGAAGTCAAGGCCGCAGCCGACGATGCTAAGAAAGCCATCGACGCAAATGACAACTTGACAGATGCTGAGAAACAAGCAGCTAAAGATGCCGTAGATGCAGAAGTAGCAAAAGCTAACGAAGCTATCGATGCAGCAACTAAAGCAGACGAAGTTGAGACAGCAACTCTTGTAGGTGAGAAAGCAGTCGCTAAAGAAGAACTTAAAGCGGCAGCAGAAGATGCGAAAGCAGCTATCGATGCTAACGACAACTTGACACCAGAAGAGAAAGCAGCCGCTAAAGAAGCAGTAGATGCCGAAGTAGCTAAGGCAGAAGAAGCCATCGATGCAGCAACATCAGCAGAAGAAGTTGACACAGCAACTCTTGCAGGTGAGAAAGCAGTTGCTAAGGAAGAACTCAAAGCAGCCGCAGAAGATGCTAAGAAAGCAATTGATGCCAACGACAACTTGACACCAGAAGAGAAAGCAGCCGCTAAAGAAGCAGTAGATGCAGAAGTAGCTAAGGCTAACGACGCAATTGATGCAGCAACTAAAGCAGACGAAGTTGAGACAGCAACTCTTGTAGGTGAGAAAGCAGTCGCTAAAGAAGAACTTAAGGCAGCAGCAGAAGATGCGAAAGCAGCTATCGATGCTAACGACAACTTGACACCAGAAGAGAAAGCAGCCGCTAAAGATTCAGTAGATGCAGAAGTAGCGAAAGCTAACGAAGCTATCGACGCAGCAACCAAAGCAGACGAAGTTGAGACAGCAACTCTTGCAGGTGAGAAAGCAGTTGCTAAAGAAGAAGTCAAGGCAGCAGCAGAAGATGCTAAGAAAGCAATTGACGCCAACGACAACTTGACAGACGATGAGAAAGCAAAAGCGAAAGCAGATGTCTACGTTGAATTGAGCAAGGCTGAAAAAGCAATCGATAAAGCAACCACAGCAGATGCTATCGACAACGCAACGCTTGTAGGTGAAAAAGCATTCGCTACTGCAGAACTTGAAGCAGCAGCCGACGATGCTAAGAAAGCCATCGATGCCAACACTCACTTGACAGACGACCAGAAGCAAGCTGCTAAGGATGCAGTCGATGCTGAATTGGCAAAAGCTAAGGAAGCCGTTGTAGCAGCGAAAACAGCTGATGAAGTTGATGCAGCAACTCTTGTAGGTGAGAAAGCAGTCGCTAAGGAAGAAATCAAAGCCGCAGCCGACGATGCTAAGAAAGCCATCGACGCCAACGACAACTTGACAGACGCTGAGAAACAAGCAGCTAAAGATGCAGTAGATTCAGAAGTAGCGAAAGCTAACGACGCCATCGATGCCGCAACTAAAGCTGATGAAGTTGGCGCAGCAACTCTTGCAGGTGAGAAAGCAGTCGCTAAGGAAGAACTTAAAGCGGCAGCAGAAGATGCTAAGAAAGCAATCGACGCCAACGACAACTTGACACCAGAAGAGAAAGCAGCCGCTAAAGATGCAGTAGATGCAGAAGTAGCGAAAGCTAACGACGCAATCGATGCAGCAACTAAGGCAGACGAAGTAGATGCCGCAACTCTTGCAGGTGAGAAAGCAGTCGCTAAGGAAGAACTCAAGGCAGCAGCAGAAGATGCTAAGAAAGCAATTGACGCCAACGACAACTTGACAGACGCTGAGAAACAAGCAGCTAAAGATGCAGTAGATGCAGAAGTAGCTAAGGCAGAAGAAGCCATCGATGCAGCAACATCAGCAGAAGAAGTAGACGCAGCAACTCTTGCAGGTGAGAAAGCAGTCGCTAAAGAAGAACTTAAAGCGGCAGCAGAAGATGCGAAAGCAGCAATCGATGCTAACGACAACTTGACACCAGAAGAGAAAGCAGCCGCTAAGGCAGCAGTAGATGCAGAAGTAGCGAAAGCTAATGACGCAATCGACGCAGCAACTAAAGCAGACGAAGTTGATACAGCAACTCTTGCAGGTGAGAAAGCAGTCGCTAAGGAAGAACTTAAGGCAGCAGCAGAAGATGCTAAGAAAGCAATCGAAGCTAACGACAACTTGACAGACGCTGAGAAACAAGCGGCTAAAGATGCCGTAGATTCAGAAGTAGCGAAAGCTAACGAAGCAATTGATGCAGCAACTAAAGCAGACGAAGTTGACGCAGCAACTCTTGCAGGTGAGAAAGCAGTCGCTAAGGAAGAAGTCAAAGCCGCAGCCGACGATGCTAAGAAAGCAATCGATGCTAACGACAACTTGACAGATGCGGAGAAACAAGCGGCTAAAGATGCAGTAGATGCAGAAGTAGCGAAAGCTAACGACGCAATCGATGCAGCAACTAAAGCTGACGAAGTTGAGACAGCAACTCTTGCAGGTGAGAAAGCAGTTGCTAAAGAAGAAGTCAAAGCCGCAGCCGACGATGCTAAGAAAGCCATCGATGCTAACGACAACTTGACAGACGCTGAGAAACAAGCAGCTAAAGATGCAGTAGATGCAGAAGTAGCTAAAGCTAACGACGCAATCGACGCAGCAACCAAAGCAGACGAAGTTGACGCAGCAACTCTTGCAGGTGAGAAAGCAGTCGCTAAAGAAGAACTTAAAGCGGCAGTAGAAGATGCTAAGAAAGCTATCGATGCAAATCCAAACTTGTCAGATGCAGAGAAACAAGCCGCTAAAGATGCAGTAGATGCATCAGCAGCAGCGGCAAATAAAGCAATTGACGGTTCAACATCTTCAGTTGAAGTTCAAGCTGCTAAAGATAAGGGCAACGCTGCTATTGCAGAAAATGTTCTTGATGCAGCTAAGCAAGGTGCTAAGAACAAGCTTATGGAAGAAGCAGATAAAGCGAAAGCAGCTATCGATGCAAATCCAAACTTGACACCAGAAGAGAAAGCAGCAGCTAAGGCTGAAATCGATAAAGCTGTTGAAGAAGCAATTATTGCTATCAATGGTGCTGGAACTCATCATGCATTGGGTGAAATCAAACTTCCACTTTCAGCTCTTATCAAACCAGTTGTAACAGTAACACCAGTACTTGATCCAAACAACTTGACTGAAGAAGAAATTGCTCGCATCAAGGCTCTCCTTGAAGAGAACAATACATTCCCAGAAGGAACTGAAATCATCGTTTCTAAAGATGCTTCTGTGTCAATCAAGTACCCAGATGGTTCTATTGACTTGATATTGCCAGCAGAGATTGTGAAACAGGCAGATACAACTGCTCCTGCGATTACAGACGATGCTAAAGGTAATATTGTAGTTGCTCCAACTAAAGAGGCTGTTGAATTTGTTGTTACCTACGTAGATAACAATGGTAAGGCACAACTTGTTGTTGTTACTAAGGGTGCAGATGGTAAATGGACAACAACTGCTAAAGCTGTGATTGTAGATCCTGTTACTGGTCAAGTTATCATTCCAGGTTCTGCTATCAAGCCAGGAACAGTTGTGACAGCTTACTCTAAAGATATGGCTGGAAATGTTTCAGACTTGAATTCGGCAGAAGTTGAAGCAGTAGATGCAAATAATCCTGCAGCAGGAGTGAAAGTGAAATCAGTTACTTCTACTTCAAATGCCAACAAGTCAACTAAGAAAGCTAAGCAATTGCCAAATACAGGTGAAAAAGCAACTTCAGCAACTTCACTTGGATTAGCAGTTCTTGGAATGGGATTAGCACTTTTCGCAGCAAAGAGAAAAAAAGACGAAGAAGAAGCTTAA
- a CDS encoding type II toxin-antitoxin system HicA family toxin, whose product MPLTGKEMAKLAEANGWKEIRVNGSHHHFKKEGFSKIVTIPVHGNKDLGKGLEKKILRDLGLL is encoded by the coding sequence ATGCCACTTACTGGAAAAGAAATGGCAAAACTTGCAGAGGCTAACGGGTGGAAAGAAATCCGAGTCAATGGAAGTCACCACCATTTCAAAAAAGAAGGATTTTCAAAAATAGTCACAATCCCAGTTCATGGAAACAAGGACTTGGGCAAAGGGCTAGAAAAGAAAATCCTGAGAGATTTGGGGCTACTTTGA
- a CDS encoding type II toxin-antitoxin system HicB family antitoxin, whose product MLKSYPAIFHKDEQGYWVEFPEFSGGTQGDNLEEAMYNARDFLESSIALYIDEGMELPKVSDIKELSAPDGFVSMIQADPTPYIKNNKAIRKNVTVPEWLTKLADREGLNYSEILTTALETRLQV is encoded by the coding sequence ATGTTAAAATCTTACCCAGCTATTTTTCATAAAGATGAACAAGGTTATTGGGTGGAGTTCCCAGAGTTTAGTGGTGGTACTCAAGGGGATAACCTTGAGGAAGCTATGTACAATGCCCGTGATTTTTTAGAAAGCTCTATTGCCCTTTATATTGATGAGGGGATGGAGTTACCAAAAGTAAGCGATATAAAGGAGTTAAGCGCTCCTGATGGCTTTGTTTCAATGATACAAGCTGATCCAACACCGTATATTAAGAATAATAAAGCAATTAGAAAGAATGTGACAGTGCCTGAATGGTTAACAAAATTGGCAGACCGTGAGGGTTTGAACTATTCGGAAATTTTAACAACGGCTTTAGAAACACGATTACAAGTGTAA